A genomic window from Brassica oleracea var. oleracea cultivar TO1000 chromosome C8, BOL, whole genome shotgun sequence includes:
- the LOC106311624 gene encoding F-box protein At2g32560-like — protein MLLYFLISCLSFFFLSKSLSLPPWASETKTLLSFHLSKNLLFTNTLHPTTKPDPPSPALDQMTILDLPDLALDRILHLLPPSGLSSMAMVCSSLRERCVSDHLWEKHLVNKWGKILGPAAHREWKRYLSSSSRHLDSSPRHQTGHHPLGFDTIISCLRSISSLLRDGDRQKKALPVDSTMSFYVSLETGRFWFPAQVYNRENGHVGFMLSCYDAELSYDTHTDTFQARYPPHGRRAVGVEKGVTWERLRAAPLEASPHHLHLSESLNELKPGDHIEIQWRRNKEFPYGWWYGIVGHLESCDGDLNHCHCHLSETVVLEFNQYTVGSRWRRTMINKRDHREEGNEEDGFYGGIRKLICKEEIAMWTRLWPSSNLE, from the exons ATGCTTCTCTACTTTCTCATCTCTTGTCTCTCTTTCTTCTTCTTGTCCAAATCTTTATCTCTTCCTCCATGGGCATCTGAAACCAAAACCTTGCTCTCTTTCCACCTCTCCAAGAACCTCCTCTTCACCAACACTCTCCATCCAACCACCAAACCTGATCCACCCTCTCCCGCGCTAGACCAGATGACAATCCTCGACCTCCCTGACCTAGCTCTCGACCGAATTCTCCACCTTCTTCCACCCTCTGGACTCTCAAGCATGGCCATGGTCTGCAGCTCCTTGAGGGAGAGGTGCGTGAGTGATCATCTGTGGGAGAAACACTTGGTGAACAAATGGGGCAAGATCCTCGGCCCTGCTGCTCATAGAGAGTGGAAACGCTATCTCTCTTCTTCCTCGCGTCATCTTGATTCTTCTCCTCGTCACCAAACTGGCCATCATCCTCTTGGGTTTGACACAATCATCTCTTGTCTTCGATCTATTTCCTCTCTTTTGAGAGATGGTGATAGACAGAAGAAGGCTCTGCCAGTTGATTCCACTATGAGCTTCTATGTCTCCCTTGAAACTGGTCGGTTTTGGTTCCCAGCTCAAGTTTATAACCGTGAG AATGGGCATGTTGGATTCATGTTGTCATGCTATGATGCGGAGCTCAGCTATGACACTCACACTGATACTTTTCAAGCCAG GTATCCACCACATGGTAGAAGAGCAGTTGGGGTTGAGAAGGGTGTGACATGGGAGAGGCTAAGAGCAGCTCCCCTTGAGGCATCTCCTCATCATCTTCATTTGTCAGAGTCTCTAAACGAGTTGAAACCTGGAGATCACATCGAGATTCAGTGGAGAAGGAACAAAGAGTTCCCTTATG GATGGTGGTATGGTATCGTTGGCCATTTGGAATCGTGTGATGGAGATCTCAACCATTGTCATTGCCATCTTAGTG AGACGGTGGTGTTGGAATTCAACCAGTACACTGTGGGATCAAGGTGGAGAAGAACGATGATCAACAAGAGAGATCACAGAGAGGAAGGTAACGAGGAAGACGGGTTCTACGGAGGAATCCGAAAGCTAATTTGTAAAGAAGAGATTGCAATGTGGACACGTCTCTGGCCATCCTCTAACTTGGAGTAG
- the LOC106307732 gene encoding stigma-specific STIG1-like protein 3 — protein sequence MKTFKISYFVVVLITVLAIAITLSEPLRVEASHRDRYGLVITATQGKKGGNRTSAMTCDKSPKVCRLKGSSGRDCCRKRYVDLRTNKLNCGRCGKSCQYSEICCKGYCVNPMFDKRHCGGCFKKCNKGRSCAYGMCSYA from the coding sequence ATGAAGACATTCAAGATATCTTATTTCGTTGTGGTACTCATAACGGTCTTGGCCATTGCTATAACACTTAGCGAACCGCTAAGGGTTGAGGCGAGCCACCGAGACAGATATGGTCTGGTGATAACCGCTACACAAGGTAAAAAAGGTGGGAACCGTACAAGTGCAATGACATGTGACAAAAGCCCCAAAGTATGTCGACTCAAAGGCAGTTCAGGTCGCGATTGTTGTCGTAAAAGGTATGTGGACTTGAGGACCAACAAATTGAACTGCGGAAGATGTGGGAAAAGCTGCCAATACTCAGAAATTTGTTGCAAGGGATACTGTGTAAACCCGATGTTCGATAAGAGACATTGTGGAGGTTGCTTTAAGAAGTGCAACAAAGGGAGATCGTGTGCATATGGGATGTGCAGCTATGCTTGA
- the LOC106311008 gene encoding epidermis-specific secreted glycoprotein EP1-like, whose amino-acid sequence MKTSITFAIFLTLSIFSLTGAQAKVPIDEQFRVVNEGDYTDYSPIEYSADVRGFRPFNDNFRLCFYNTTPNAYTLALRIGNRAQESTLRWVWEANRDSPVKEDATLTFGEDGNLVLAEADGRVVWQTNTANKNAVGIKIFENGNMVIYDSNGKFLWQSFDSPTDTLLVGQSLKANGQNKLVSRRSPSVNTNGPYSLVMEAKKLVLYYTTNKTPKPIAYYEYEFFTKITQLQSMTFQAVEDSDTTWGLHMEGVDSGSQFNVSTFLSRPKHNATLSFLRLESDGNVRVWSYSTSASSTAWDVTYTAFTNANTDGNDECRLAEHCGEFGLCKTGQCNACPSDKGLLGWDEATCKTPSLTSCDPKTFHYFKIEGADSFMTKYNGGSSTTEKACGDKCTRDCKCLGFFYNRKSSRCWLGYELKTLTRTGDASLVAYVKAPNANKNSALAI is encoded by the coding sequence ATGAAAACCTCAATCACATTTGCCATCTTCCTCACTCTCTCCATCTTCTCCTTAACCGGAGCACAAGCCAAAGTCCCCATCGATGAGCAGTTCCGAGTTGTCAACGAAGGAGACTACACCGACTACAGTCCCATTGAATACAGTGCCGACGTACGTGGCTTCCGACCCTTCAACGACAACTTCCGTCTCTGCTTCTACAACACAACTCCAAATGCATACACTCTCGCTCTAAGAATCGGAAACAGAGCCCAAGAATCAACTCTCCGATGGGTCTGGGAAGCAAACAGAGACTCTCCGGTCAAAGAAGACGCGACGTTGACTTTCGGTGAAGACGGGAACCTAGTACTCGCCGAAGCCGATGGTCGCGTGGTGTGGCAAACGAACACGGCTAACAAAAATGCCGTTGGTATCAAAATCTTTGAGAATGGCAATATGGTAATATATGACTCAAACGGGAAGTTCTTATGGCAGAGCTTTGATTCACCGACCGATACACTTCTTGTCGGACAGTCTTTGAAAGCCAACGGTCAGAACAAGCTCGTGAGCCGAAGGTCTCCATCGGTCAACACAAACGGACCATACAGTCTCGTGATGGAAGCCAAGAAGCTAGTTTTGTACTACACGACAAACAAAACGCCGAAACCAATCGCTTATTACGAATATGAGTTCTTTACCAAGATAACTCAATTACAGTCGATGACATTCCAAGCTGTGGAGGATTCGGACACCACGTGGGGTCTACACATGGAAGGTGTGGACTCTGGTTCTCAGTTCAACGTCTCCACTTTCCTCTCGCGGCCTAAACACAACGCTACGTTGAGTTTTCTTCGGTTAGAATCAGACGGAAACGTTAGAGTTTGGAGTTACAGTACGTCAGCGAGTTCTACCGCTTGGGACGTTACATACACGGCGTTTACAAACGCGAATACTGATGGTAACGATGAGTGTAGACTCGCTGAGCATTGTGGTGAGTTTGGTTTGTGTAAGACAGGACAGTGTAACGCTTGTCCTAGCGACAAAGGGCTTCTTGGTTGGGACGAGGCTACTTGTAAGACTCCGAGTCTGACTAGTTGCGATCCCAAGACGTTTCATTACTTCAAGATTGAAGGAGCAGATAGTTTTATGACTAAGTATAACGGAGGCTCGTCGACGACGGAGAAAGCGTGTGGGGACAAGTGTACGAGAGATTGTAAGTGTTTAGGATTTTTCTACAATAGGAAGAGTTCGAGGTGTTGGTTGGGTTATGAGCTCAAGACATTGACTAGAACCGGAGATGCTTCCCTCGTTGCTTATGTCAAGGCTCCTAATGCTAACAAGAACTCAGCTCTTGCCATTTGA
- the LOC106311623 gene encoding aspartic proteinase A1: MGIYSKTVAVSLIVSFLLFLSASAERNDGTFRVGLKKLKLDRKSRIAARVGSKQLKPLRGYGLGDSGDADIVTLKNYLDAQYYGEIAIGTPPQKFTVVFDTGSSNLWVPSSKCYFSIACLFHSKYKSSRSSTYEKNGKSAAIHYGTGAIAGFFSNDAVTVGDLVVKDQEFIEATKEPGITFVLAKFDGILGLGFQEISVGNAAPVWYNMLKQGLIKEPVFSFWLNRNAEDEEGGELVFGGVDPNHYKGEHTYVPVTQKGYWQFDMGDVLIGGAPTGYCESGCSAIADSGTSLLAGPTTVITMINHAIGAAGVVSQQCKIVVDQYGQTILDLLLSETQPKKICSQIGLCTFDGKRGVSMGIESVVDKENAKSSSGVGDAACSACEMAVVWIQSQLRQNMTQERILDYINDLCERLPSPMGESAVDCAQLSTMPTVSLTIGGKVFDLAPEEYVLKVGEGPAAQCISGFIALDVAPPRGPLWILGDVFMGKYHTVFDFGKEQVGFAEAA, encoded by the exons ATGGGAATATACTCTAAGACGGTTGCTGTGTCACTCATTGTCTCGTTCCTGCTGTTTCTCTCTGCCTCTGCTGAGCGCAATGATGGGACCTTCAGAGTTGGGCTGAAGAAACTTAAGTTGGATCGCAAAAGCCGTATTGCAGCGCGTGTGGGTTCTAAGCAGTTAAAGCCCTTGAGGGGTTACGGTCTTGGGGATTCTGGAGATGCTGATATTGTCACGCTGAAGAATTATCTTGATGCTCAGTACTATGGCGAGATCGCTATTGGTACTCCACCGCAGAAGTTTACTGTGGTTTTTGACACTGGGAGCTCTAACCTCTGGGTGCCTTCATCGAAATGCTATTTCTCG ATTGCATGTCTCTTCCATTCCAAATACAAGTCCTCGCGTTCAAGCACATATGAGAAGAATG GAAAATCCGCCGCAATTCACTACGGAACTGGGGCAATTGCTGGGTTCTTTAGTAATGATGCCGTCACGGTTGGTGATTTAGTTGTCAAGGATCAG GAGTTTATTGAGGCAACCAAAGAGCCTGGTATAACATTTGTTCTAGCTAAATTTGATGGTATCCTTGGTCTTGGATTCCAAGAGATCTCAGTTGGAAATGCCGCTCCTGTTTG GTACAACATGCTCAAGCAAGGCCTCATCAAGGAGCCGGTGTTTTCATTTTGGCTTAACCGTAACGCTGAGGATGAAGAAGGTGGTGAACTTGTATTTGGAGGTGTTGATCCAAATCATTACAAGGGAGAACATACTTATGTCCCTGTGACACAAAAGGGTTACTGGCAG TTTGACATGGGTGATGTTCTCATTGGCGGTGCACCCACTG GATATTGCGAAAGTGGCTGTTCTGCGATAGCAGATTCTGGAACATCTTTGCTTGCGGGTCCAACA ACTGTTATCACAATGATAAACCATGCTATTGGAGCAGCTGGAGTTGTTAGCCAGCAGTGCAAGATTGTTGTGGATCAGTACGGACAGACCATTTTGGATCTGCTTTTGTCTGAG ACCCAGCCGAAGAAAATCTGCTCGCAGATTGGTCTGTGCACTTTCGATGGTAAACGTGGTGTCAG TATGGGCATTGAGTCAGTGGTGGACAAGGAAAACGCCAAATCGTCCAGTGGTGTTGGAGATGCCGCGTGTTCTGCATGTGAGATGGCAGTTGTTTGGATACAGAGCCAGTTGAGGCAGAACATGACTCAGGAACGCATATTGGACTACATCAACGAT CTATGCGAGCGTCTTCCCAGCCCAATGGGAGAGTCCGCAGTGGACTGTGCACAACTCTCGACCATGCCCACTGTTTCGCTCACCATTGGAGGCAAAGTCTTTGATCTTGCTCCTGAGGAG TATGTTCTGAAGGTTGGTGAGGGCCCTGCGGCACAGTGTATCAGTGGCTTTATTGCACTCGACGTTGCTCCACCTCGTGGACCTCTCTG GATCCTTGGAGATGTGTTCATGGGCAAATACCACACCGTGTTTGACTTTGGAAAAGAGCAGGTCGGGTTTGCAGAGGCAGCGTAA
- the LOC106311094 gene encoding stigma-specific STIG1-like protein 1 — MNTFKISYFVVVLIMVMAIAIPLSEPLRVEVNHRNRYGQLIAATRGKKGGNRTSAMTCDKSPKVCRLKGSPGRDCCRKRCVNLRTNKLNCGRCGKSCQYSEICCNGYCVNPMFDKRHCGGCFKKCNKGRSCAYGMCSYA; from the coding sequence ATGAATACATTCAAGATATCTTATTTCGTTGTGGTACTCATAATGGTCATGGCCATTGCAATACCACTTAGCGAACCGCTAAGGGTTGAGGTGAACCACCGAAACAGATATGGTCAGTTGATAGCTGCTACACGAGGGAAAAAAGGTGGGAACCGTACAAGTGCGATGACATGTGATAAAAGCCCTAAAGTATGTCGTCTCAAAGGCAGTCCAGGTCGTGATTGTTGTCGTAAGAGGTGTGTCAACTTAAGGACCAACAAACTGAACTGCGGAAGATGTGGAAAAAGCTGTCAATACTCAGAAATTTGTTGCAATGGATACTGTGTAAACCCGATGTTTGATAAGAGACATTGTGGAGGTTGCTTTAAGAAGTGCAACAAAGGGAGGTCGTGTGCATATGGGATGTGCAGCTATGCTTGA
- the LOC106310786 gene encoding lectin-like protein At1g53080, whose translation MQIQNLCLLALFIAIFSSHTTSVARFNFEHFDGSNLVFLGDAELGSTADGSSLSGALSMTRDTSRFSHGQGKYASEIPFKPSNTSSSTYSFKTSFTFSISPRRKTNPAPGHGLAFIVVPTIDNDGAAGKGFIGLLNRTNNGNPNNHIFAVEFDVFQDKDLGDINDNHVGIDINSVKSTVSEKAGYWVQTRTAEGKKVWEFKELKLSSGDKYKSWIEYDNVTKLVTVTIAPAYLSKPKKPLIETQIDLSKVFLGNMFTGFSGSMGREVERHDIWTWRFENNAPKETKPVLSG comes from the coding sequence ATGCAGATCCAAAATCTCTGTCTTCTTGCTCTTTTCATAGCTATATTCAGCTCTCACACCACATCCGTCGCGAGATTCAACTTCGAACACTTTGATGGCTCGAACCTAGTCTTCCTCGGAGACGCAGAGCTCGGCTCCACTGCCGATGGCTCGAGCCTCTCCGGAGCTCTCTCAATGACACGTGACACCTCCCGTTTCTCTCACGGCCAAGGTAAATACGCTAGTGAAATCCCTTTCAAGCCCTCTAATACTTCTTCTTCTACTTACTCTTTCAAAACCTCCTTCACTTTCTCTATTTCTCCTCGCCGGAAAACAAACCCTGCTCCCGGCCACGGCCTCGCCTTCATCGTGGTCCCTACCATTGACAACGACGGCGCCGCCGGAAAAGGCTTCATTGGTCTTTTAAACCGAACCAACAACGGAAACCCTAATAACCACATTTTTGCTGTTGAGTTTGACGTTTTCCAAGACAAAGATCTTGGAGACATTAACGATAACCATGTTGGTATCGACATTAACTCGGTTAAATCAACCGTTTCTGAGAAAGCCGGTTATTGGGTCCAGACCAGAACCGCGGAAGGAAAGAAAGTGTGGGAGTTTAAAGAACTGAAACTGAGCAGTGGTGATAAATACAAATCTTGGATTGAGTATGATAACGTGACTAAACTTGTCACCGTTACCATCGCGCCAGCGTATCTTAGTAAACCGAAGAAGCCGTTGATCGAAACCCAGATCGACCTCTCCAAGGTTTTCCTTGGTAATATGTTCACCGGTTTTTCCGGTTCAATGGGCCGTGAAGTCGAGCGTCACGATATATGGACATGGAGGTTCGAGAACAACGCCCCCAAAGAAACTAAACCGGTCCTGTCCGGTTAG
- the LOC106309359 gene encoding putative FBD-associated F-box protein At5g56700, with amino-acid sequence MTLATESDEHQQQERSFVLCYPNTSDLRYRDFIHKNLPLHRAPVIESLVLKSRNPQLFRPENIKLWVGIAVSRCVRELSLRICYDTIDNKPFVPLPSSLYTCCNSLTALKLKGESIFVDVPQSVNLPNLKTLKLRDVTYLNDDALRLLLSNCTALEDLFIDRHGDYDDNLRAVIVKVSTLQRLTLKTRSEYPSVQHVIVTPSLKYLKIYEDGDNLSYIIEDMPKLEEAVIDVAHFLDELLRSMTSVKHLSVRQITNLEEDQSKLNVGTVFHQLEDLKLCILREDWSKVLVWLLRNSPKLRVLNLYTDMHIRLSGKIGALFLNV; translated from the exons ATGACTT TGGCGACTGAATCTGATGAGCATCAACAGCAAGAACGAAGCTTTGTGTTGTGTTACCCCAACACTTCCGACTTAAGGTACCGAGACTTCATCCACAAGAATCTGCCCTTACATAGGGCTCCCGTCATAGAAAGTCTGGTCCTAAAATCTAGAAATCCTCAGTTATTTCGACCTGAGAATATCAAACTATGGGTTGGAATCGCGGTTTCTCGCTGCGTGCGTGAGCTAAGTCTAAGGATCTGCTATGACACCATTGATAACAAACCTTTTGTGCCGTTGCCGAGTAGTCTCTACACGTGCTGCAACTCCCTCACGGCTTTGAAACTCAAAGGGGAGTCTATCTTCGTGGACGTGCCTCAAAGTGTTAATCTCCCTAACTTGAAGACGTTGAAGCTTCGAGACGTTACTTACTTAAACGACGACGCTCTTCGACTGCTTCTGTCTAATTGCACTGCTCTTGAAGATCTTTTTATTGACCGACACGGAGACTACGATGACAATTTGAGGGCAGTAATTGTTAAGGTCTCTACTTTGCAGCGATTGACCTTGAAGACGCGCAGTGAATATCCTTCTGTACAGCATGTCATCGTTACTCCTTCTTTGAAGTATTTAAAAATCTATGAAGATGGAGATAATTTATCCTATATTATTGAGGATATGCCAAAGCTAGAAGAGGCAGTTATTGATGTTGCACATTTTCTCGATGAGCTTCTTCGATCAATGACATCCGTCAAACACCTTTCAGTACGTCAGATTACAAACCTTGAAGAAGATCAG TCTAAGCTTAATGTTGGTACCGTCTTCCACCAGCTTGAAGATTTGAAGCTGTGTATATTGAGGGAGGATTGGTCCAAGGTCCTTGTCTGGTTGCTTAGAAATTCTCCTAAACTGCGAGTCCTCAATCTTTACACTGAT ATGCATATAAGGTTGAGTGGAAAAATCGGAGCTCTGTTCCTGAATGTTTGA